A stretch of Shinella zoogloeoides DNA encodes these proteins:
- a CDS encoding GMC family oxidoreductase, protein MTYDYIITGAGPAGCVLANRLSEDPDVRVLLLEAGGGDRNPLFHMPAGFAKMTKGVASWGWETVPQKHMKGRVLRYTQAKVIGGGSSINAQLYTRGNAADYDLWASEDGCEGWSYREILPYFKRAEDNQRFADDYHAYGGPLGVSMPVSALPICDAYIRAGQELGIPYNHDFNGSQQAGVGFYQLTQRNRRRSSASLSYLSPIRDRKNLTIRTGARVARIVLEGTRAVGVEVVTGNSVETIRAEREVLVTSGAIGSPKLLQQSGIGPADHLRSVGVEVKHDLPGVGSNMQDHLDLFVICECTGDHTYDGVAKLHRTLWAGLQYVLFRSGPVASSLFETGGFWYADPQARSPDIQFHLGLGSGIEAGVERLKNAGVTLNSAYLHPRSKGTVRLASADPSAAPLIDPNYWEDPHDRKMSIEGLKIAREIMQQAALKPYVMAERLPGPKFATDEDLFEYGCANAKTDHHPVGTCKMGTGADAVVGLDLKVHGLEGLRVCDSSVMPRVPSCNTNAPTIMVGEKGADIIRGLPALPAQVFSYERNDTRPRARADIR, encoded by the coding sequence ATGACCTACGATTATATCATCACCGGCGCGGGACCCGCCGGCTGCGTGCTGGCGAACCGGCTCTCGGAAGACCCTGATGTCCGCGTACTGCTGCTGGAAGCCGGCGGCGGGGACCGGAACCCGCTGTTCCACATGCCCGCCGGCTTTGCCAAGATGACCAAGGGCGTGGCGAGCTGGGGCTGGGAGACCGTGCCGCAGAAGCACATGAAGGGCCGCGTGCTGCGTTATACGCAGGCCAAGGTCATCGGCGGCGGCTCCTCGATCAACGCCCAGCTCTATACGCGGGGGAATGCGGCGGACTACGATCTCTGGGCCAGCGAGGACGGCTGCGAGGGCTGGAGCTACCGGGAGATCCTGCCCTATTTCAAGCGCGCCGAGGATAACCAGCGCTTCGCCGACGACTACCATGCCTATGGCGGGCCGCTCGGCGTTTCCATGCCTGTCTCGGCCCTGCCGATCTGCGACGCCTATATCCGCGCCGGCCAGGAACTCGGCATTCCCTACAACCACGATTTCAACGGAAGCCAGCAGGCCGGCGTCGGCTTCTACCAGCTCACCCAGCGCAACCGACGCCGCTCCTCCGCCTCGCTTTCCTATCTTTCGCCGATCAGGGATCGGAAGAACCTCACCATCCGCACCGGCGCCCGCGTGGCCCGCATCGTGCTGGAGGGAACCCGCGCCGTCGGCGTCGAAGTTGTAACGGGCAATAGCGTCGAGACGATCCGGGCGGAACGCGAGGTGCTCGTCACGTCGGGCGCCATCGGCTCGCCCAAGCTGCTGCAGCAATCCGGTATCGGCCCGGCCGATCATCTGCGATCGGTCGGCGTCGAGGTGAAGCATGACCTGCCGGGCGTCGGCTCGAACATGCAGGACCATCTCGACCTCTTCGTCATCTGCGAATGCACCGGCGACCACACCTATGACGGCGTCGCGAAGCTGCACCGCACGCTCTGGGCCGGCCTGCAATATGTACTCTTCCGCTCCGGCCCCGTCGCCTCCTCGCTCTTCGAGACGGGCGGCTTCTGGTATGCCGACCCACAGGCCCGCTCGCCGGACATCCAGTTCCATCTCGGCCTCGGCTCCGGCATCGAGGCGGGTGTGGAGCGGCTGAAGAATGCCGGCGTGACACTGAATTCCGCCTATCTCCACCCCCGCTCGAAAGGCACGGTGCGCCTTGCCTCCGCCGATCCCTCGGCCGCGCCGCTGATCGACCCGAACTACTGGGAAGACCCGCACGACCGGAAGATGTCGATCGAGGGGCTGAAGATTGCCCGCGAAATCATGCAACAGGCCGCGCTAAAACCCTATGTCATGGCCGAGCGCCTGCCCGGACCGAAATTCGCCACCGACGAGGACCTGTTCGAATACGGCTGCGCCAATGCCAAGACGGACCACCACCCGGTCGGCACCTGCAAGATGGGTACGGGCGCCGATGCGGTCGTCGGGCTGGACCTGAAGGTGCACGGGCTTGAAGGTTTGCGCGTCTGCGACAGTTCCGTCATGCCGCGCGTTCCCTCCTGCAATACCAATGCGCCGACCATCATGGTGGGCGAGAAGGGCGCCGACATCATCCGCGGCCTGCCGGCGTTGCCGGCGCAGGTCTTTTCATATGAGCGCAACGACACGCGCCCGCGTGCCCGCGCCGATATCCGTTAG
- a CDS encoding Dabb family protein, translated as MIRHCVFIRFKPTISVAYKTELFNEIDALKDRLPGMVAVHIGTNVSPETGMDKGFSDGFIVDFADSFSRDAYLEDPEHRETGARLVAAAEGGIAGILVYDLETDD; from the coding sequence ATGATCCGCCACTGCGTCTTCATCCGCTTCAAGCCGACCATCTCCGTCGCCTACAAGACCGAACTCTTCAACGAGATCGACGCCCTGAAGGACCGCCTGCCGGGCATGGTCGCCGTGCATATCGGCACCAATGTCAGCCCGGAAACGGGCATGGACAAGGGCTTCAGCGACGGCTTCATCGTCGATTTCGCCGACAGTTTTTCGCGTGACGCCTATCTGGAGGACCCGGAGCACAGGGAGACCGGCGCCCGCCTCGTCGCCGCGGCGGAAGGCGGCATTGCCGGCATCCTCGTCTACGATCTAGAAACCGACGACTAG
- a CDS encoding ABC transporter ATP-binding protein, with product MIEIDSITKRYGDTAVVDNVSMTIAPHTITVIVGTSGSGKTTLMRMINRLVEPTSGEIRIDGEPNSVIPGYELRRRIGYAIQGHGLFPHRTVAENIATVPTLLGWQKSRIDGKVEELLSLFQLDPAAFGPRYPHELSGGQQQRVGVARALAAEPNILLMDEPFGALDPVIRAKAQEDLLAIQKHFGTTIVLVTHDMEEAFHLADKIAVMDKGRIVQYAAPEEMLVNPATDFVETLIGSGERPFRLLSIGTVGDATENGTAEGEPLAAEASQRDALSALLWSGREALPVVGADGAPIGRVTLAGLARRAARPQ from the coding sequence ATGATCGAGATCGACAGCATCACCAAGCGCTACGGCGATACGGCCGTCGTCGACAATGTCTCGATGACCATCGCGCCGCACACGATCACCGTCATCGTCGGCACCTCCGGCTCGGGCAAGACGACGCTGATGCGCATGATCAACCGCCTCGTCGAGCCGACCTCGGGCGAAATCCGCATCGACGGCGAGCCGAATAGTGTGATCCCCGGATATGAGCTGCGTCGCCGTATCGGCTACGCCATCCAGGGCCACGGCCTCTTCCCGCATCGCACGGTGGCCGAGAACATCGCCACGGTGCCGACGCTGCTCGGCTGGCAGAAAAGCCGCATCGACGGGAAGGTCGAGGAGTTGCTCTCGCTCTTCCAGCTCGATCCCGCCGCCTTCGGTCCGCGCTATCCGCACGAGCTTTCCGGCGGCCAGCAGCAGCGCGTGGGTGTTGCCCGGGCGCTCGCTGCCGAGCCGAACATCCTGCTGATGGACGAACCCTTCGGCGCGCTCGATCCTGTCATCCGCGCCAAGGCGCAGGAGGACCTGCTGGCGATCCAGAAGCACTTCGGCACGACCATCGTGCTCGTCACCCACGACATGGAGGAGGCGTTCCATCTGGCGGACAAGATCGCCGTGATGGACAAGGGTCGGATCGTGCAATACGCCGCGCCCGAGGAGATGCTGGTAAACCCCGCCACCGATTTCGTGGAAACGCTGATCGGTTCCGGTGAGCGGCCATTCCGGCTCCTTTCCATCGGCACGGTGGGCGACGCCACGGAAAACGGCACTGCCGAAGGCGAGCCGCTCGCCGCCGAGGCGAGCCAGCGCGACGCGCTCTCTGCGCTGCTCTGGTCCGGCCGCGAGGCGCTGCCCGTTGTCGGCGCCGATGGCGCACCTATCGGCCGCGTCACGCTTGCCGGCCTCGCCCGCCGCGCCGCGAGGCCGCAATGA
- a CDS encoding 3-ketoacyl-ACP reductase codes for MTASRSVAIVTGGRRGIGLGIAKALAAEGFDIAITGIGEADAVTDAMLAELGALGARAIYLKGDLADVSGHAATVASIEDRLGAIGCLVNNAGIASVVRGDFLDLAPDNFDTIVATNLRGTVFFTQAVLKAMLHSKQATGPRSIINITSISAGLTSPERLDYCMTKAGLAAFSQGLALRLAETGISVFEIRPGIIRSEMTAGVSAKYDALIESGLVPMKRWGEPGDIGNAAAALAAGKFAFATGSVINLDGGLAIGRL; via the coding sequence ATGACCGCATCCCGCTCCGTCGCCATCGTCACCGGCGGCCGCCGCGGCATCGGCCTCGGTATCGCCAAGGCCCTTGCCGCCGAAGGCTTCGATATCGCCATTACCGGCATCGGCGAAGCCGATGCCGTGACCGACGCCATGCTGGCCGAACTTGGCGCGCTCGGCGCCCGGGCGATCTACCTAAAAGGCGACCTCGCCGACGTTTCCGGCCATGCGGCGACCGTAGCAAGCATCGAAGACCGGCTTGGCGCCATCGGCTGCCTCGTCAACAATGCCGGCATCGCCTCCGTCGTGCGCGGCGATTTCCTCGATCTCGCGCCCGACAATTTCGACACCATCGTCGCGACGAACCTGCGCGGCACCGTCTTTTTCACCCAGGCCGTGCTGAAGGCGATGCTGCATTCGAAACAGGCGACCGGCCCGCGTTCCATCATCAACATCACCTCGATTTCGGCCGGCCTCACCTCGCCCGAACGGCTCGACTATTGCATGACCAAGGCGGGACTGGCCGCCTTCAGCCAGGGTCTGGCACTGCGGCTTGCGGAGACCGGCATCTCGGTCTTCGAGATCCGCCCCGGCATCATCCGGTCCGAAATGACGGCCGGCGTCTCGGCGAAATACGACGCGCTCATCGAAAGCGGCCTCGTGCCGATGAAACGGTGGGGCGAGCCTGGCGATATCGGCAACGCCGCGGCGGCGCTCGCCGCCGGCAAGTTCGCCTTCGCCACCGGCTCGGTAATCAATCTCGACGGTGGCCTCGCCATCGGGCGGCTTTGA
- a CDS encoding carbohydrate ABC transporter permease, translating to MSAPSPDNIITHGKLTRALIYTALILFAFYYLLPLYVMLVNSLKPLEEIRQGGMLNLPQQWTIEPWISAWSTAQIGVQPTGLRPFFINSILMVVPAVAISTIIGALNGYVLTKWQFRGSNVFFGLLLLSCFIPFQIVLIPMARILGMVGLAGSIWGLTFVHIIYGLGFTTLYFRNYYENFPTELVRAAQIDGASFFQIFYRILLPSSGPIIVVSVIWQFTNIWNDFLFGASFSGADTTPMTVALNNLVSSSTGVKEYNVHFAGAILAALPTLIVYIVSGRYFVRGLMSGAVKG from the coding sequence ATGAGCGCTCCCAGCCCCGACAACATCATCACCCACGGCAAGTTGACGCGCGCCCTCATCTACACCGCCCTCATCCTCTTCGCGTTCTACTACCTGCTGCCGCTCTATGTGATGCTGGTGAATTCGCTGAAGCCGCTGGAGGAAATCCGCCAGGGCGGCATGCTGAATCTGCCGCAGCAATGGACGATCGAACCCTGGATCTCCGCCTGGTCGACGGCGCAGATCGGCGTGCAGCCGACGGGCCTTCGCCCCTTCTTCATCAACTCGATCCTGATGGTCGTGCCGGCCGTTGCGATCTCCACGATCATCGGCGCGCTGAACGGCTACGTGCTGACCAAGTGGCAGTTCAGGGGCTCGAACGTCTTCTTCGGCCTCTTGCTGCTCTCCTGCTTCATCCCGTTCCAGATCGTGCTCATTCCGATGGCGCGCATTCTCGGCATGGTCGGTCTGGCCGGCTCGATCTGGGGCCTCACCTTCGTGCACATCATCTACGGCCTCGGCTTCACGACGCTCTATTTCCGCAACTACTATGAGAACTTCCCGACCGAGCTGGTGCGCGCGGCGCAGATCGACGGAGCGAGCTTCTTCCAGATCTTCTACCGCATCCTGCTGCCCTCCTCCGGTCCGATCATCGTCGTCTCGGTCATCTGGCAGTTCACCAATATCTGGAACGACTTCCTGTTCGGCGCCTCCTTCTCCGGCGCGGACACGACGCCGATGACGGTGGCGCTCAACAACCTCGTCTCCTCCTCGACGGGCGTGAAGGAATACAACGTGCACTTTGCCGGCGCGATCCTCGCGGCCCTGCCCACCCTCATCGTCTACATCGTCTCCGGACGCTATTTCGTGCGCGGCCTGATGTCCGGCGCCGTGAAAGGATAA
- a CDS encoding ABC transporter substrate-binding protein — MRKFLTTTAAIAVLMGMGGTAARAAENVEVLHWWTSGGEAAALDVLKKDLESKGITWTDMPVAGGGGTEAMTVLRARVTAGNAPTAVQMLGFDILDWAKEGALGNLDEVAAKEGWDKVIPTALQQFSKYDGHWIAAPVNVHSTNWMWINKAALDKAGGKEPQNWDELVALLDKFKEQGITPVAHGGQPWQDATIFDAVVLSFGNDFYKKAFIDLDPETLGSAQMKEAFDRMTKLRSYVDDNFSGRDWNLASAMVIEGKAGLQFMGDWAKGEFIKAGKKPGGDFVCMRFPGTQGSVTFNSDQFAMFKVAAEKVPAQLTMASAIESPAFQSAFNVVKGSAPARTDVSDEAFDDCGKKAIKDLAEANTNGTLFGSMAHGHANPASVKNAIYDVVTRQFNGELSSEEAVTELKAAVEAAK, encoded by the coding sequence ATGCGCAAGTTTCTGACGACCACTGCAGCCATTGCAGTGCTGATGGGCATGGGTGGCACCGCCGCCCGCGCAGCCGAAAATGTGGAAGTCCTCCACTGGTGGACTTCGGGCGGTGAAGCCGCCGCGCTCGACGTTCTCAAGAAGGACCTCGAATCCAAGGGCATCACCTGGACCGACATGCCGGTTGCCGGCGGCGGCGGCACGGAAGCGATGACCGTCCTACGCGCCCGCGTCACGGCCGGCAACGCGCCGACCGCGGTGCAGATGCTCGGCTTCGACATTCTCGACTGGGCCAAGGAAGGCGCACTCGGCAATCTCGATGAAGTCGCCGCCAAGGAAGGCTGGGACAAGGTAATCCCGACCGCCCTGCAGCAGTTCTCCAAGTATGACGGCCACTGGATCGCCGCCCCGGTCAACGTTCACTCCACCAACTGGATGTGGATCAACAAGGCCGCGCTCGACAAGGCGGGCGGCAAGGAGCCGCAGAACTGGGATGAACTCGTCGCCCTTCTCGACAAGTTCAAGGAACAGGGCATCACGCCGGTCGCCCATGGCGGCCAGCCGTGGCAGGACGCGACGATCTTCGACGCGGTCGTGCTCTCCTTCGGCAACGACTTCTACAAGAAGGCCTTCATCGACCTCGATCCGGAAACGCTGGGCAGCGCCCAGATGAAGGAAGCCTTCGACCGCATGACGAAGCTGCGCTCCTACGTGGACGACAACTTCTCGGGCCGTGACTGGAACCTTGCTTCCGCCATGGTCATCGAAGGCAAGGCCGGCCTGCAGTTCATGGGTGACTGGGCAAAGGGCGAATTCATCAAGGCCGGCAAGAAGCCGGGCGGCGACTTCGTCTGCATGCGCTTCCCGGGCACGCAGGGCTCCGTGACCTTCAACTCCGACCAGTTCGCGATGTTCAAGGTTGCCGCCGAAAAGGTTCCGGCCCAACTCACCATGGCTTCCGCCATCGAGAGCCCGGCCTTCCAGTCGGCCTTCAACGTGGTTAAGGGTTCGGCCCCGGCCCGCACGGACGTCTCGGACGAGGCCTTCGATGATTGCGGCAAGAAGGCCATCAAGGACCTTGCCGAAGCCAACACCAACGGCACGCTGTTCGGCTCCATGGCCCACGGCCACGCAAACCCGGCCTCCGTCAAGAACGCGATCTACGACGTCGTGACCCGCCAGTTCAACGGCGAGCTTTCTTCCGAGGAAGCCGTGACGGAACTGAAGGCCGCCGTCGAGGCTGCAAAGTAA
- a CDS encoding GMC oxidoreductase gives MTTQPDIVIIGSGIGGSTMAAALAPTGARIVILEAGDHLPDRPENRDQRAIFQRGHFRPKEMWYEADGTAFNPGNYYNVGGNSKFYGAVLVRYRKEDFEEMRHREGISPAWPFPYEELEPWYSAAEKLYNVRGTLGEDPTEPHHSAPYPFSPVPDEPAIAKVRAKMRANGLHPYSLPLGVDIDRWLAKAKTPWDAHPNCNDGKMDAESTALAEALKHPNVELRTNCRVTRLATAPHGRTISTVHYKRGDTTESLSPKLVILSAGAVQSAVLLLRSASEAFPKGLANSSDQVGRNFMNHNSSAVIGLSPFYRNTSVYQKSFGFNDYYLSDGNGGPPLGNVQLLGRVSGKILKANMPSVPEWLLEQVAGRAIDFYAMSEDLPHPESRIMVDRDRIVMKWTRTNWQAHLDLVAKLKGALKKAGFPIVLARAFDKRTPSHQCGTVRIGNDPADAPLDIWCRAHDHPNLFVVDASYLPTSAAVNPALTVAAQALRVANHIQSRDLAA, from the coding sequence ATGACCACGCAGCCGGACATCGTCATCATCGGATCGGGCATCGGCGGCTCCACCATGGCCGCCGCACTCGCCCCGACGGGCGCGAGGATCGTCATCCTCGAGGCGGGCGACCACCTGCCCGACCGCCCGGAGAACCGCGACCAGCGCGCGATCTTCCAGCGCGGCCATTTTCGCCCGAAGGAGATGTGGTACGAGGCCGACGGCACCGCCTTCAACCCCGGCAACTACTACAATGTCGGCGGCAATTCAAAATTCTATGGCGCAGTTCTCGTGCGCTACCGGAAGGAAGATTTCGAGGAGATGCGCCATCGCGAAGGCATCTCCCCCGCCTGGCCCTTCCCCTACGAGGAGCTGGAGCCGTGGTATTCGGCCGCGGAAAAGCTCTACAACGTGCGCGGCACGCTCGGCGAAGACCCGACCGAGCCGCACCATTCCGCCCCCTACCCCTTCTCGCCCGTGCCGGACGAGCCGGCCATCGCGAAAGTCCGCGCGAAGATGAGGGCGAACGGGCTGCATCCCTATTCCCTGCCGCTCGGCGTCGATATCGACCGCTGGCTCGCAAAGGCGAAGACGCCATGGGATGCGCACCCGAACTGCAATGACGGCAAGATGGATGCGGAAAGCACGGCGCTTGCCGAAGCGCTGAAACATCCGAATGTCGAGCTGCGCACCAATTGCCGGGTGACACGGCTTGCCACCGCTCCGCACGGCCGCACCATCTCGACCGTGCACTACAAGCGTGGCGACACGACGGAAAGCCTTTCGCCGAAGCTGGTGATCCTTTCAGCCGGCGCGGTGCAATCGGCCGTGCTCCTACTGCGCTCGGCCTCGGAGGCCTTTCCGAAGGGGCTTGCCAACAGCTCCGATCAGGTCGGCCGCAACTTCATGAACCACAATTCGAGCGCCGTGATCGGCCTCTCGCCCTTCTACCGCAACACGTCCGTCTATCAGAAGAGTTTTGGGTTCAACGACTACTACCTCTCGGACGGCAATGGCGGCCCGCCGCTCGGCAATGTGCAGCTTCTCGGCCGCGTCTCGGGAAAAATCCTGAAGGCCAACATGCCCTCCGTGCCGGAATGGCTGCTGGAGCAGGTGGCAGGCCGCGCCATCGATTTCTACGCGATGAGCGAGGACCTGCCGCATCCCGAAAGCCGCATCATGGTCGACCGCGACCGCATCGTCATGAAATGGACCCGCACCAACTGGCAGGCCCATCTCGACCTCGTGGCGAAATTGAAGGGCGCGCTGAAAAAGGCGGGCTTCCCGATCGTACTCGCGCGCGCCTTCGACAAACGCACGCCCTCGCATCAATGCGGCACCGTGCGCATCGGCAACGATCCGGCGGACGCGCCGCTCGACATCTGGTGCCGCGCCCATGACCATCCGAACCTCTTCGTGGTCGATGCTTCCTATCTGCCGACCTCGGCCGCGGTGAACCCCGCGCTGACGGTCGCCGCGCAGGCGCTGCGGGTGGCGAACCACATCCAATCGAGGGACCTTGCCGCATGA
- a CDS encoding carbohydrate ABC transporter permease, with the protein MDSRSRLQELLPKLVLAPSFLIVLVFVYGFIAYTGFLSLTDSKMLPSYNFVGLSNYSKLWALPHWWRAISNLAIFASLYIVICSVLGLALAILLDQKIRAEGILRPIYLYPMALSFIVTGTAWKWFLDPGIGLENTMHLWGWESFAFNWIKDRNYAIYCVVIAAVWQSSGFVMAMFLAGLRGVDNEIIKAAQIDGATTGTIYRRIIIPLMRPVFLSAFVVLAHLAIKAYDLVVALTGGGPGQATELPATFMYSYTFTRNQMGIGASSAIIMLVMIFSIIIPYLYSEIRGGKGR; encoded by the coding sequence ATGGATAGCCGAAGCCGGCTGCAGGAGCTTCTGCCGAAGCTCGTGCTGGCACCCAGTTTCCTCATCGTGCTCGTCTTCGTCTACGGCTTCATCGCCTATACGGGCTTCCTGTCGCTGACGGACAGCAAGATGCTGCCCTCCTACAATTTCGTGGGGCTGAGCAACTATTCCAAGCTCTGGGCGCTGCCGCACTGGTGGCGGGCGATCTCCAACCTTGCGATCTTCGCCTCGCTCTATATCGTCATCTGCTCGGTGCTGGGCCTGGCGCTCGCCATCCTGCTCGACCAGAAGATCCGGGCGGAAGGCATCCTCAGGCCGATCTACCTCTATCCGATGGCGCTCTCCTTCATCGTGACGGGCACCGCCTGGAAATGGTTCCTCGACCCCGGCATCGGCCTTGAAAACACCATGCATCTGTGGGGCTGGGAGAGCTTCGCCTTCAACTGGATCAAGGACCGCAACTACGCCATCTACTGCGTGGTGATCGCCGCCGTCTGGCAATCCTCCGGCTTCGTCATGGCGATGTTCCTCGCCGGCCTTCGCGGCGTCGACAACGAGATCATCAAGGCCGCGCAGATCGACGGCGCGACGACGGGCACCATCTACCGCCGCATCATCATTCCATTGATGCGCCCCGTCTTCCTCTCCGCCTTCGTCGTGCTCGCCCACCTCGCCATCAAGGCCTACGACCTCGTCGTGGCGCTGACCGGCGGCGGGCCGGGACAGGCGACCGAACTGCCGGCGACCTTCATGTATTCCTACACCTTCACCCGCAACCAGATGGGCATCGGCGCCTCCTCGGCGATCATCATGCTGGTCATGATCTTCTCGATCATCATCCCCTATCTCTATTCCGAAATCCGCGGAGGCAAAGGCCGATGA
- a CDS encoding ABC transporter permease: MRRLLPHLLRFTAFIVLVTFLVQPMLFEPLLKPLVQANAPAIYNQGSLLSLTLSHLATVFIATFAAAVVAVGLAILVTRPVGAEFLPLSRSLVNIGQTFPPVAVLALAVPVVGFGEKPTLIALFLYGLLPIFENSMTGLSTLPPAIVAAARGTGMTARQRLTKVELPLALPVILAGIRLSVTISLATATIGSTVAARTLGEVIIAGLQSNNLAFVLQGGLVVAVLAVLIYDAFSALERVLSRRVGRV, from the coding sequence ATGAGGCGTCTGCTGCCCCATCTGCTGCGGTTCACGGCGTTTATCGTGCTGGTCACCTTCCTCGTCCAGCCCATGCTGTTCGAGCCGCTGCTGAAGCCGCTGGTGCAGGCCAATGCCCCGGCGATCTACAATCAGGGCAGCCTCCTGTCGCTGACGCTGTCGCATCTCGCCACGGTCTTCATCGCGACCTTTGCCGCGGCTGTCGTTGCGGTCGGCCTTGCCATCCTCGTCACGCGGCCGGTCGGGGCGGAATTCCTGCCGCTCTCGCGCAGTCTCGTGAATATCGGCCAGACCTTTCCGCCCGTTGCGGTGCTGGCGCTTGCCGTCCCGGTCGTCGGTTTCGGCGAGAAGCCGACGCTGATCGCGCTTTTCCTTTATGGCCTGCTGCCGATCTTCGAAAACTCCATGACGGGCCTCTCCACCCTGCCGCCCGCCATCGTCGCGGCGGCGCGCGGCACGGGCATGACGGCCCGGCAGCGGCTGACCAAGGTGGAGCTGCCGCTCGCTTTGCCGGTCATTCTCGCCGGCATCCGTCTTTCTGTGACGATCAGCCTCGCGACGGCCACCATCGGCTCGACTGTGGCGGCGCGCACGCTCGGCGAGGTCATCATCGCCGGCCTGCAATCCAACAATCTCGCCTTCGTGCTGCAGGGCGGCCTCGTGGTCGCGGTGCTGGCGGTGCTGATCTACGATGCCTTCTCCGCGCTCGAGCGCGTTCTTTCGCGGCGGGTAGGCCGCGTCTAG
- a CDS encoding ABC transporter ATP-binding protein: MSFLKISNLRKSYGALEILKDINLEIEQGGFLVLVGPSGCGKSTLLNTIAGLEPISSGDIAIDGRSVAGLHPSKRDIAMVFQSYALYPNMTVAGNIAFGMEIRGVPKEERDKAIKQVADMLQIGHLLERKPGQLSGGQRQRVAMGRALVRDPKLFLFDEPLSNLDAKLRVDMRTEIKRLHHRMKTTIVYVTHDQIEAMTLATKIAVLKDGVLQQFGTPAEIYNNPANTFVADFMGSPAMNLLKGKVENNGSGLAVSLARHQAEPLVLSVPNAPASLSAYGGKEIIFGIRPEALTDPDGADRNARTVAEGDCLIEVVEPAGADTFAVTQLGGKEIVARLRADVRISAGQTARLAFNLDKAVFFDPASQLRIA; encoded by the coding sequence ATGTCGTTCCTCAAGATCAGCAATCTGCGCAAGTCCTACGGTGCGCTGGAAATCCTGAAGGACATCAACCTGGAGATCGAGCAGGGCGGCTTCCTCGTGCTCGTCGGCCCCTCCGGCTGCGGCAAGTCCACGCTGCTCAACACCATCGCCGGGCTGGAGCCGATCTCCTCGGGCGACATCGCCATCGACGGGCGCTCGGTCGCAGGCCTGCACCCGTCCAAGCGCGACATCGCCATGGTGTTCCAGTCCTACGCGCTCTATCCGAACATGACGGTCGCCGGGAACATCGCCTTCGGCATGGAAATCCGAGGTGTTCCGAAGGAAGAGCGCGACAAGGCGATCAAGCAGGTCGCCGACATGCTGCAGATCGGCCATCTGCTGGAGCGCAAGCCCGGCCAGCTCTCGGGCGGCCAGCGCCAGCGCGTCGCCATGGGCCGGGCGCTAGTGCGTGACCCGAAGCTCTTCCTGTTCGACGAGCCGCTGTCGAACCTCGACGCCAAGCTGCGCGTCGACATGCGCACGGAAATCAAGCGCCTGCACCACCGCATGAAAACGACCATCGTCTACGTTACGCATGACCAGATCGAGGCGATGACGCTCGCCACCAAGATCGCCGTGCTGAAGGACGGCGTGCTGCAGCAGTTCGGCACGCCGGCGGAAATCTACAACAACCCGGCCAACACCTTCGTCGCCGATTTCATGGGCTCGCCCGCGATGAACCTGCTCAAGGGCAAGGTCGAGAACAACGGCTCCGGCCTTGCCGTCTCGCTCGCCCGCCATCAGGCCGAACCGCTGGTGCTCTCGGTGCCGAATGCCCCGGCCAGCCTTTCGGCCTATGGCGGCAAGGAAATCATCTTCGGTATCCGCCCGGAAGCGCTGACCGACCCTGATGGCGCGGACCGCAATGCACGCACCGTGGCCGAGGGCGACTGCCTGATCGAAGTGGTGGAGCCGGCCGGCGCCGATACCTTCGCCGTCACCCAGCTCGGCGGCAAGGAGATCGTCGCGCGGCTTCGCGCCGATGTGCGGATATCCGCCGGCCAGACCGCGCGCCTTGCCTTCAACCTCGACAAGGCGGTGTTCTTCGACCCCGCCAGCCAGCTTCGCATCGCCTGA